In one Pseudomonas sp. 31-12 genomic region, the following are encoded:
- a CDS encoding metallophosphoesterase: MFEISEVTRVKRFAANTVGQDFAVGDIHGHFTRLQAALDAARFNPSVDRLFSVGDLIDRGPECCDALKWLDEPWFHPVCGNHDDYVVHFDTCDVDSWIFNGGLWFTGLSLSEKKEFATKFAELPIAIEVETAQGLIGIVHADCPFPSWGQLVGELESPESSQRLLQVQNRCMWSRNRLEQKETQGVEGLRALIVGHTPIRKPVRLGNVMHIDTAGWKPDAGYFTLLDLDTLEAAA, from the coding sequence ATGTTCGAAATATCAGAGGTGACGCGGGTTAAGCGCTTCGCCGCAAACACGGTTGGCCAAGATTTTGCCGTCGGCGACATACATGGCCACTTCACTCGGTTGCAGGCTGCTCTGGATGCAGCCAGGTTCAACCCCTCGGTTGATCGCCTGTTCAGCGTTGGCGACCTTATAGACCGCGGGCCCGAGTGCTGTGACGCGCTCAAATGGCTGGACGAGCCGTGGTTCCACCCCGTGTGCGGCAACCATGACGACTATGTGGTTCACTTCGATACCTGTGACGTCGATAGCTGGATCTTCAACGGCGGCTTATGGTTTACGGGCCTGTCGCTGTCCGAGAAGAAAGAGTTCGCCACGAAGTTTGCCGAGTTGCCTATTGCAATTGAAGTCGAAACAGCACAAGGCCTGATTGGGATCGTGCATGCCGATTGTCCGTTTCCATCATGGGGGCAGTTGGTCGGTGAACTGGAATCGCCAGAGAGCAGCCAGCGCCTGTTGCAGGTGCAGAACCGTTGCATGTGGTCACGAAACCGGCTCGAGCAGAAAGAAACGCAGGGCGTTGAGGGATTGCGTGCGCTGATTGTCGGGCATACGCCAATACGTAAACCGGTCAGGCTTGGCAATGTGATGCATATCGACACGGCTGGCTGGAAGCCGGATGCAGGCTATTTCACCCTTTTGGATCTCGATACGCTCGAAGCTGCGGCTTGA
- a CDS encoding TetR/AcrR family transcriptional regulator, with protein sequence MPMPERCSRFAEYRDKVLELFASKGFGQVGMRELATCLGLSPGSLYHHYPSKQHLLLDLIEEFYEELLSTLGRIDQKASAKRDKLPNLIRAHLNLHREMPWHFRLAERDSGCLNDEQQARVRQLREQYERKLLKMLGAPPRLGEQGLIAAGHAIANLLNSAPGWLGQHPLDEAQRDELLENMVIGAVERLLRPSSSVRAVA encoded by the coding sequence ATGCCTATGCCTGAGCGTTGCTCGCGCTTCGCCGAGTACCGGGACAAAGTGCTGGAGTTGTTCGCCAGCAAGGGGTTCGGGCAGGTTGGCATGCGTGAGCTGGCAACGTGCCTGGGACTGTCCCCGGGCTCGTTGTATCACCATTACCCGAGCAAGCAGCACTTGCTGCTCGACCTGATCGAAGAGTTCTACGAAGAACTGTTGTCGACCCTGGGGCGCATCGATCAAAAGGCCTCGGCCAAACGCGACAAACTGCCCAACCTGATCCGCGCTCACCTGAATCTGCACCGGGAAATGCCCTGGCATTTTCGTCTGGCGGAACGCGATAGCGGCTGCCTGAACGACGAGCAACAAGCGCGTGTTCGCCAGTTGCGCGAGCAATACGAGCGCAAGCTGTTGAAGATGCTCGGCGCCCCGCCCCGTCTCGGCGAACAGGGGTTGATCGCCGCCGGACACGCCATCGCCAACTTGCTCAACAGCGCGCCCGGTTGGCTGGGGCAACATCCGCTGGATGAAGCGCAGCGCGATGAGTTACTGGAAAACATGGTGATCGGTGCAGTCGAGCGCTTGCTGCGCCCGTCTTCCAGCGTGCGCGCGGTAGCTTAA
- a CDS encoding antibiotic biosynthesis monooxygenase, producing MNNLTKFEAPTPDESDAIFLVNVVHVFEGQQDAALDVLRSAVSYVAQAYPSFQWSRLFKSIDGKTVINQAQWSSKEEFDSLFSDEQFLSRYNRLKETGTWEFHLYKVNDYIPAAYAPVAAALV from the coding sequence ATGAACAACCTGACTAAATTCGAAGCACCGACACCCGACGAGAGCGATGCGATTTTTCTGGTTAACGTCGTGCATGTCTTCGAAGGCCAACAGGACGCCGCCCTCGATGTACTGCGCTCGGCAGTGAGCTACGTGGCGCAGGCTTATCCGTCGTTCCAGTGGAGCCGCCTGTTCAAAAGCATCGACGGCAAGACGGTGATCAACCAGGCGCAATGGAGCAGCAAAGAAGAGTTCGACTCGCTGTTTTCCGATGAGCAATTCCTGAGCCGCTACAACCGATTGAAAGAGACCGGTACTTGGGAGTTCCACTTGTACAAGGTCAACGATTACATCCCGGCAGCCTACGCCCCGGTAGCCGCGGCGCTCGTTTAA
- a CDS encoding DUF6282 family protein — protein sequence MSASTAAAPASRARFIDVHYHAGPDAYLRRHSALQAGHHYQALDGWVVLKNHLGCTAAQAWEAREQGLPVSGSIVLNEIAGGLDWRVVERSLCQHGAVDLRFVVHLPTVTGRSHTSRLARSLSHSILTERPIKPLTVSDSSGQLNLATLELLRMSRDYPVVISTGHANREEVLRLVEAADRLQVPRLMLNQPANPLTGLNAQDLLDLGSLPSLYIEQTALTYLLGYQSKEDFSKVLRDVPRVIYSSDLGQTSQPDIRPWLEMSGQWFKEFEMSAERVESIIRSCPLEMLSH from the coding sequence ATGAGTGCTTCGACCGCCGCCGCCCCGGCCTCCCGCGCACGCTTTATTGATGTTCATTACCACGCCGGCCCTGATGCATATTTGCGTCGCCATAGCGCGCTGCAGGCCGGTCACCATTACCAGGCGCTGGACGGTTGGGTGGTGCTCAAAAATCACCTGGGCTGCACCGCCGCCCAAGCCTGGGAGGCCCGCGAGCAAGGACTGCCGGTGTCCGGTTCAATCGTGCTCAATGAAATCGCCGGCGGCCTTGATTGGCGGGTGGTTGAACGTTCGCTGTGCCAGCACGGTGCCGTCGACCTGCGTTTTGTCGTGCACCTGCCCACCGTGACCGGCCGTTCACATACCAGTCGGCTGGCCCGCTCACTCAGTCACTCAATCCTGACTGAGCGACCGATCAAACCGCTGACCGTCAGCGATAGCAGCGGTCAGCTGAACCTCGCCACGCTGGAGCTGCTGCGCATGAGCCGCGACTATCCGGTGGTGATCTCCACCGGACATGCCAACCGCGAAGAGGTTCTGCGTCTGGTGGAAGCGGCCGATCGACTGCAAGTGCCACGCCTGATGCTCAACCAGCCCGCCAACCCACTGACTGGCCTGAACGCGCAAGACCTTCTGGACTTGGGCAGCCTGCCTTCTCTGTACATCGAGCAGACCGCACTGACCTACCTGCTCGGCTATCAGAGCAAGGAAGACTTTTCCAAAGTGCTGCGCGACGTACCCCGAGTGATCTACAGTTCGGACTTGGGCCAAACCAGCCAGCCAGACATCCGTCCGTGGTTGGAGATGAGCGGGCAATGGTTCAAGGAATTTGAGATGAGTGCCGAGCGAGTCGAATCGATCATCCGTAGTTGTCCGTTGGAGATGCTCAGTCATTGA
- a CDS encoding VOC family protein, producing MKINPYLIFNGDCKAAFTFYEQALPGQIELMMTFGESPAREHFPADYNNLIIHTRLAVGDQAIMGSDTTPDRPTDDMSGCSVSLNVDSIAEAERVFGALAEDGNVQMPLEKTFWAARFGMLVDRFGVSWMVNCEKDQ from the coding sequence ATGAAAATCAATCCCTACCTCATCTTCAACGGCGACTGCAAAGCCGCTTTCACCTTCTATGAGCAAGCCCTGCCAGGCCAGATCGAACTGATGATGACCTTCGGCGAAAGCCCGGCGCGGGAGCACTTTCCCGCGGACTACAACAACCTGATCATCCATACCCGCCTGGCGGTGGGCGATCAGGCGATCATGGGGTCGGACACCACACCGGATCGCCCGACTGATGACATGAGCGGGTGTTCGGTGTCGCTGAATGTCGACAGCATTGCCGAAGCCGAGCGTGTCTTCGGCGCCTTGGCGGAAGACGGCAACGTGCAAATGCCACTGGAAAAGACTTTCTGGGCGGCGCGTTTCGGGATGCTGGTAGACCGGTTTGGTGTGTCGTGGATGGTGAATTGCGAAAAGGATCAGTGA
- a CDS encoding RtcB family protein, with amino-acid sequence MQKQSYQLLEVAHGKPIKLWTEGVPVESEARQQLINTAKMPFIFKHLAVMPDVHLGKGSTIGSVIPTVGAIIPAAVGVDIGCGMIAARTSLTAADLPDNLHGLRCAIEKAVPHGRTVGRGMRDKGAWDSVPKQADQAWAALNPRFKAITDKYPKLANTNNRGHLGTLGSGNHFIEVCLDETNRVWFMLHSGSRGVGNAIGNLFIQLAQADMRQHIANLPDRDLAYFEEGSRHFDDYVEAVGWAQDFARQNRALMMHAVIQATRKVISKPFEVALEAVNCHHNYVQKERHFGQEILVTRKGAVSAQKGELGIIPGSMGAKSFIVRGLGNEQSFCSCSHGAGRVMSRTKAKSLFTVADQIRATAHVECRKDASVIDEIPMAYKDIDHVMHAQRELVEVLHTLRQVVCVKG; translated from the coding sequence ATGCAAAAGCAGAGCTACCAACTGCTGGAAGTCGCCCACGGCAAACCGATCAAGCTCTGGACCGAAGGCGTCCCGGTAGAAAGCGAAGCCAGGCAGCAATTGATCAACACCGCGAAGATGCCGTTCATCTTCAAACACCTGGCGGTGATGCCCGACGTGCACCTGGGCAAGGGCTCGACCATTGGCAGCGTGATTCCGACCGTGGGCGCGATCATTCCGGCCGCCGTCGGCGTGGACATCGGCTGCGGCATGATCGCCGCGCGCACGTCGCTAACCGCCGCGGATTTGCCGGACAACCTGCACGGGTTGCGCTGCGCCATCGAAAAAGCCGTGCCCCACGGCCGCACCGTCGGTCGTGGCATGCGGGACAAAGGGGCCTGGGACAGCGTTCCGAAACAGGCCGATCAGGCGTGGGCTGCGTTGAACCCACGGTTCAAGGCGATCACCGACAAATACCCGAAACTCGCCAACACCAACAACCGCGGGCACTTGGGCACGTTGGGCAGCGGTAACCATTTCATCGAAGTGTGCCTGGATGAAACCAACCGGGTCTGGTTCATGCTGCACAGCGGCTCACGCGGTGTCGGCAACGCCATTGGCAACCTGTTCATTCAATTGGCTCAGGCCGACATGCGCCAGCACATTGCCAATCTTCCAGACCGCGACCTGGCGTATTTCGAGGAAGGCAGCCGGCATTTTGACGATTACGTCGAAGCTGTCGGTTGGGCCCAGGATTTCGCCAGACAGAACCGGGCATTGATGATGCACGCGGTGATTCAGGCAACTCGCAAAGTGATCAGCAAACCGTTCGAAGTCGCCCTGGAAGCGGTGAACTGCCACCACAACTACGTGCAGAAAGAGCGGCACTTCGGTCAGGAGATTCTGGTCACCCGCAAGGGCGCGGTGTCGGCGCAGAAGGGCGAGTTGGGGATCATTCCGGGATCGATGGGCGCTAAGAGTTTCATCGTTCGCGGGCTCGGTAACGAGCAGTCATTCTGTTCCTGCAGCCACGGCGCCGGTCGCGTCATGAGCCGCACCAAAGCGAAAAGTCTGTTCACCGTCGCCGACCAGATCCGCGCAACCGCCCATGTCGAGTGCCGCAAGGATGCGTCGGTGATCGATGAAATACCGATGGCCTACAAAGACATCGACCACGTCATGCACGCCCAGCGGGAACTGGTGGAAGTGCTGCACACCTTGCGGCAGGTGGTGTGTGTGAAGGGATAG
- a CDS encoding 3-hydroxybutyryl-CoA dehydrogenase translates to MNLQNIGVIGAGTMGNGIAQVCALAGFNVTLIDISDSALQKALATVGKNLDRQIAKETLTESQKLDALARIRTSTDYSSLQNVQMVIEAATENLDLKLRVLQQIAAQVSAECVIASNTSSLSITQLAASVSHPERFIGLHFFNPVPVMGLIEVIRGLQTSDATHALALDMATTLGKTAITAGNRPGFVVNRILVPMINEAILVFQEGLASADDIDAGMRLGCNQPIGPLALADLIGLDTVLAILEAFYDGFNDSKYRPAPLLKEMVAAGYLGRKTGRGFHAYA, encoded by the coding sequence ATGAATCTGCAAAACATTGGCGTGATCGGCGCGGGCACCATGGGCAACGGCATTGCGCAAGTCTGCGCGCTGGCCGGCTTCAACGTGACCTTGATCGACATCTCCGACAGCGCTCTGCAAAAGGCGCTGGCCACCGTCGGCAAGAACCTTGACCGGCAGATTGCCAAGGAAACCCTGACCGAGTCGCAAAAGCTCGACGCCCTCGCCAGGATCCGCACCAGCACCGATTACAGCAGCCTGCAGAACGTGCAGATGGTGATCGAAGCCGCCACCGAAAACCTCGACCTGAAACTGCGCGTGCTGCAACAGATCGCCGCGCAGGTCAGCGCCGAGTGCGTGATCGCCTCCAACACCTCGTCGCTGTCGATTACGCAACTCGCCGCCAGCGTCAGCCATCCTGAGCGTTTCATCGGCCTGCACTTCTTCAACCCGGTGCCGGTGATGGGTCTGATCGAAGTGATCCGCGGCCTGCAAACCAGCGACGCGACCCACGCCCTGGCATTGGACATGGCCACCACCCTCGGTAAAACCGCGATCACCGCCGGCAACCGCCCGGGCTTTGTGGTGAATCGGATTCTGGTGCCGATGATCAACGAAGCGATCCTGGTGTTCCAGGAAGGCCTGGCCAGCGCCGACGACATCGACGCCGGCATGCGCCTGGGCTGCAACCAGCCAATCGGCCCGCTGGCGTTGGCCGACCTGATCGGTCTGGACACCGTGCTGGCGATTCTCGAAGCCTTCTACGACGGCTTCAACGACAGCAAATACCGCCCCGCTCCACTGCTCAAGGAAATGGTCGCCGCCGGCTACCTGGGACGCAAGACAGGACGTGGCTTCCATGCCTATGCCTGA
- a CDS encoding LLM class flavin-dependent oxidoreductase: protein MTSNHLVKTNPMRSSTNKIKLGVFALNIEGGCTLTTVPERLNASDWSGNLEIAKKADKAGLELLLPVGRWRGWGGASDPMGVSFETYTWAAGLASVTEQIALFTTSHLSTVHPLFAAKQAATIDHISGGRFGLNMICGWYGKEMGMFNGGVQLEHDRRYDHADEWLNVARMAWNEPANFDFKGDFFNIAQGFAQPKPLNQPFLMNAGGSERGRRFCAEHCDAAFLILKHEDDDDTIRAQIKAYRDLARLEYGREIQIWVYSYVVQKDTLEEAEKYLDYYVNQHGDEVALDNVTSEIGIQSGMFASTEDAERFRFHFKAGFAGVPLVGTAEMIAEQFQRYSDLGIDGICLTWLDYKSGLDEFLEDVLPRMEDAGLRQPHNSARRIIGAVA, encoded by the coding sequence ATGACTTCGAACCATTTGGTAAAGACCAATCCGATGCGCAGCAGCACCAACAAAATCAAGCTGGGGGTGTTCGCGCTCAATATCGAAGGGGGTTGCACCCTGACCACCGTCCCGGAGCGCTTAAACGCCAGCGACTGGAGTGGCAACCTGGAAATCGCCAAAAAAGCCGACAAGGCCGGCCTTGAGTTGCTGCTGCCAGTAGGGCGCTGGCGCGGCTGGGGTGGCGCGAGCGACCCGATGGGCGTGTCTTTCGAAACCTACACCTGGGCCGCGGGGCTGGCGTCGGTGACCGAACAGATCGCCCTGTTTACCACCTCGCACCTATCGACCGTGCACCCGTTGTTCGCGGCCAAGCAGGCCGCGACCATCGACCATATCAGCGGTGGCCGCTTCGGTCTGAACATGATCTGCGGGTGGTACGGTAAAGAAATGGGCATGTTCAACGGCGGCGTGCAGCTGGAACATGACCGGCGCTACGACCATGCCGATGAGTGGCTGAACGTCGCCAGGATGGCCTGGAACGAGCCGGCCAATTTCGACTTCAAGGGCGACTTCTTCAACATTGCCCAAGGTTTCGCCCAACCCAAACCGCTCAACCAACCGTTCCTGATGAATGCCGGTGGTTCCGAGCGCGGTCGCCGGTTTTGTGCCGAGCATTGCGACGCCGCGTTCCTGATCCTCAAGCACGAAGATGACGACGACACCATTCGCGCGCAGATCAAGGCCTACCGCGACCTGGCGCGTCTGGAGTATGGCCGCGAGATCCAGATCTGGGTCTACTCCTATGTTGTGCAGAAAGACACGCTCGAGGAAGCCGAGAAGTACCTCGACTACTACGTGAATCAGCATGGCGATGAAGTCGCACTGGATAACGTCACGTCGGAGATTGGTATCCAGAGCGGGATGTTCGCCAGCACCGAAGACGCCGAGCGCTTCCGCTTCCACTTCAAGGCCGGTTTCGCCGGGGTGCCATTGGTGGGCACCGCCGAAATGATCGCCGAGCAGTTCCAGCGTTACAGCGACTTGGGCATTGACGGTATCTGCCTGACTTGGCTCGACTACAAAAGTGGCCTCGACGAGTTTCTCGAAGATGTCTTGCCACGCATGGAAGACGCCGGTCTGCGCCAGCCCCACAACAGCGCTCGACGGATCATTGGAGCGGTGGCATGA
- a CDS encoding flavin reductase family protein: MSARSALALAVESLDPEPAEDFKRAMRRLTSTVSIIATGVGDARSGMVATAVSSLCTDPPSLLICINRSASLCEPLLTNQRFSVNLLDAAQSQLVGVFAGQLKGHARFEHGDWAAFDDLPYLPDAQATLFCSVDARLTYATHEVIVGRVERSLVTERISPLLWQDGKPAQSCALTH, from the coding sequence ATGAGCGCCCGAAGCGCTTTGGCGCTGGCCGTCGAATCGTTGGATCCGGAGCCGGCCGAGGACTTCAAGCGGGCCATGCGGCGCCTGACCAGCACGGTTTCGATCATCGCCACCGGCGTTGGCGATGCACGTAGCGGCATGGTCGCCACGGCGGTCAGCTCATTGTGTACCGATCCGCCTTCGCTGCTGATCTGCATCAACCGCTCGGCCAGTCTGTGTGAGCCGTTGCTGACCAATCAACGGTTCAGCGTGAATCTGCTCGATGCGGCGCAAAGCCAACTGGTCGGCGTATTTGCCGGCCAGCTTAAGGGACATGCGCGTTTCGAACATGGTGACTGGGCAGCGTTCGACGACTTGCCGTATCTGCCTGACGCGCAAGCCACGCTGTTTTGCAGCGTGGATGCCCGACTGACCTACGCCACCCACGAGGTGATTGTCGGTCGGGTCGAGCGCTCGCTGGTCACCGAACGCATTTCACCGCTGCTCTGGCAGGACGGTAAACCGGCACAGTCTTGCGCGCTGACTCACTGA
- a CDS encoding nitronate monooxygenase family protein has protein sequence MSNFDSALTRLLKTANPVVLAPMGGAAGGRLAAAVSRAGGLGLVGASYGDPDWMKTELELMKDVKEPWGVGLVMFTVAKRFELLELALSYRPSVVALSFGDARPFIAPIKQSGALAIVQVHDVDQALAALEAGADALIVQGAEAGGHSLRRASFPLIPAVRDAVGDDVVLIAAGGIADGRGLAAALLLGADGVMMGTRFLASEEALPSNKLKQRLVRATAGDTVRTRAFDLVRGIEWPEQYSGRALANDFTARWLGFEHELVKAPASVGEDYAQALREDNTQVRAIWAGEVADLVNDVLPAATIVEQTLRGAEQALRGARKLFD, from the coding sequence GTGAGCAATTTCGACTCTGCGCTGACTCGACTGCTTAAAACCGCCAACCCGGTGGTCCTGGCGCCCATGGGCGGTGCTGCCGGCGGACGACTGGCCGCTGCGGTTTCACGGGCCGGCGGGCTCGGTCTGGTGGGCGCCAGCTATGGCGATCCGGACTGGATGAAAACCGAACTGGAGCTGATGAAAGACGTCAAGGAACCTTGGGGCGTTGGCTTGGTGATGTTCACCGTGGCCAAGCGCTTCGAACTGCTGGAGCTGGCCCTGTCTTATCGGCCCAGCGTGGTCGCCTTGTCGTTTGGCGATGCCCGGCCTTTTATCGCTCCGATCAAGCAGAGCGGGGCGCTGGCCATCGTTCAGGTGCATGACGTCGATCAGGCGCTGGCGGCCCTGGAGGCCGGTGCCGATGCGCTGATCGTGCAAGGCGCCGAAGCCGGCGGGCACAGTCTGCGACGGGCATCGTTTCCATTGATCCCGGCCGTGCGCGATGCGGTGGGCGACGACGTGGTACTGATCGCCGCCGGCGGTATTGCCGATGGCCGAGGTCTGGCCGCTGCCCTGTTGCTTGGCGCCGATGGGGTGATGATGGGCACGCGGTTTCTGGCCAGTGAAGAGGCGCTGCCATCCAACAAACTCAAGCAACGGCTGGTCCGGGCCACCGCTGGCGATACCGTGCGCACTCGCGCGTTTGACCTTGTGCGGGGTATTGAGTGGCCAGAGCAGTACAGCGGTCGAGCGCTGGCCAACGACTTCACTGCCCGCTGGCTGGGTTTCGAGCACGAACTGGTGAAGGCCCCGGCCAGTGTCGGCGAGGACTACGCCCAGGCGCTGCGCGAAGACAACACGCAAGTCCGCGCGATCTGGGCGGGTGAAGTCGCCGACCTGGTCAATGATGTCTTGCCCGCTGCCACCATCGTCGAACAGACCTTGCGCGGCGCGGAACAGGCCCTGCGTGGCGCCCGCAAACTGTTTGATTGA
- a CDS encoding alpha/beta hydrolase, with protein sequence MNSNAPVHVQFGLGPELVVVMSPVMPAWDQGQFFAPLTQSLVDKGYRVIIFDTLSLLAEEQEDFVSFTQRWAAVLEPLGPIALIAGSALGGAVVQGLLATTVGQQVARALLISSPTKADKVLDRRLGTMAELASAGDVDTALMLLDQWVLPAHVKPPVRQPDALASADEQAGRRLDQGFRLLSELNVESQVAAWPGRLLSIFGADSQLVRATNVSFKTSAQHLAVSVPGAGMRPLLDDLARVRASVRAHLGIDLEAHA encoded by the coding sequence ATGAACAGCAATGCCCCCGTACATGTGCAGTTTGGTCTGGGCCCGGAACTGGTCGTGGTGATGTCGCCGGTCATGCCCGCCTGGGACCAGGGACAGTTTTTTGCTCCATTGACCCAGTCGCTGGTCGACAAAGGCTATCGGGTCATCATCTTTGACACGCTCTCGCTACTGGCCGAAGAGCAGGAGGATTTTGTCAGCTTCACCCAGCGCTGGGCCGCGGTGCTCGAGCCGCTTGGGCCCATTGCCCTGATCGCCGGTTCGGCGCTGGGCGGGGCAGTGGTTCAGGGGTTGCTCGCTACCACCGTGGGCCAGCAAGTGGCGCGGGCGTTGCTGATCTCTTCACCGACCAAGGCCGACAAAGTCCTGGATCGCCGACTGGGGACGATGGCCGAGCTGGCCAGCGCCGGTGATGTCGACACCGCGCTGATGCTGCTCGATCAATGGGTGCTGCCGGCTCATGTGAAGCCGCCAGTGCGCCAACCCGATGCGCTGGCGAGCGCCGACGAACAGGCCGGGCGACGTCTGGATCAAGGCTTTCGTTTGTTGAGCGAACTCAACGTGGAGTCTCAAGTGGCGGCCTGGCCGGGACGCCTGTTGAGCATCTTCGGCGCGGACTCCCAATTGGTCAGGGCCACCAATGTCAGCTTCAAGACCTCCGCGCAGCATCTGGCCGTCAGCGTTCCCGGTGCCGGGATGCGACCGTTGCTCGATGACCTTGCGCGAGTGCGCGCCAGTGTGCGAGCACACCTGGGAATCGATCTGGAGGCTCATGCATGA